A region of Antedon mediterranea chromosome 8, ecAntMedi1.1, whole genome shotgun sequence DNA encodes the following proteins:
- the LOC140057337 gene encoding uncharacterized protein, with product MFKISQARRETYVDMIKCAFKHFPRLTMTTREINEYLAKTYDCFRLGEHKGWKTSVRYALNNCTCFFKPDEKLSSWAMNHDCKHCHEQEMKPMDLTTTSSKHVTAVVNNNLKLVGKKQRLEKSTHTSNKSSHSHPVPIRYENTLIYTSNTRHHIRRADGTFPAVTLTSSRSPAYRLSHPGSCVGANFTRQRALRRRLGGLSYDLQFINDLFVPELDIDQSKYFNVFDGDLTASVSCQNPQTSRKQTSAPSTVTDSTSQDTSLNLIRPL from the exons ATGTTTAAGATATCTCAAGCGAGGAGAGAGACGTATGTGGACATGATTAAATGTGCATTTAAACACTTTCCACGCTTGACAATGACAACAAGGGAGATCAACGAGTATTTGGCTAAGACCTACGATTGTTTCCGTCTTGGAGAGCACAAAGGTTGGAAAACTTCTGTACGTTATGCCTTAAATAATTGTACGTGTTTCTTTAAGCCTGACGAAAAGTTGAGCTCCTGGGCCATGAATCATGACTGTAAACACTGCCACGAACAAGAGATGAAACCTATGGACCTAACAACGACTTCTTCAAAGCATGTCACCGCAGTAGTTAATAACAACTTAAAACTCGTCGGTAAGAAGCAACGCTTGGAAAAATCAACCCATACCTCTAATAAGTCTTCTCATTCGCATCCAGTACCAATCCGATACGAGAACACATTGATTTATACTAGCAATACTCGCCATCATATCCGTAGAGCGGACGGTACTTTTCCAGCTGTGACATTGACATCAAGTCGTTCCCCTGCATACAGATTATCTCACCCTGGTAGCTGTGTGGGCGCCAACTTCACTCGCCAGCGAGCACTACGCCGCAGACTTGGTGGGTTATCCTATGATCTTCAGTTTATCAACGACTTGTTTGTTCCAGAATTAGATATTGATCAGTCGAAGTATTTCAATGTCTTCGATGGCGACCTAACTGCAAGTGTATCATGTCAAAACCCG CAAACTTCCAGAAAACAGACAAGTGCTCCATCAACTGTTACAGATTCTACATCACAAGATACTTCGCTCAATCTAATCAGGCCACTTTGA